The sequence AAGATAAGACTCGAAATAGTTTTAGAGTCAACTGCATCCCCTTCTAAAATCGCTTTCTCCAATTCTGCGGGAGTGAAAAATAAAACTTCTATATCTTCATCTTCATCTAAATTGGGCGGTACTTCTAATTTTTCCAAATCCTCAGCAAGATATGCGTAGATAATCTCGTCGGAATATCCAGGTGCGAGGAAAAAGTTTCCTAACTTCTGCCATTTTCGGGCGCGGTAACCTGTTTCTTCTTGTATTTCCCGCTGAATTGTTTGAAAGGGGCTTTCTCCTTCTTCTACGGTACCGGCAGGAAATTCTAAGAGTCTTCCGCCAACTGCAAAACGATACTGACGCAAAAGTATTAATTTACCCTCTGGAGTTACGGGTACAGCTAAAGCACCACCTGGATGGCGGATGCATTCCCAATCTCCTTCCGATTTGTTCGGTAAGCGCAAGCGGTTGACTTCAAAGTCAAATTTTCGCCCTTTATAAAGTAAGCGCTGTTTTAATAGCTGCGGTAATTCTCTACCTAATGACATAGTTAATTTCAATTACTCTTAGTAACTAATCATTTGCACGAAAAGGTTGATTTTTTTTCTACTTTGTTGTAATTTATGACGGTAAAATTAATTGCTTGTTAGCAGGCATACATCGGAACAGTCTACATCGTCAAGTAGTTCTTTAATCGTGCGTCCGCTGATTGGCTCTATCCAATGTGGAACAATTTCCGCTAATGGCACTAGCACAAAAGCCCTTTGAGTCATTCGGGGATGAGGTATTTGTAGAGTTGGGGTATGCAATATTAAGTCATCGTATAATAACAAATCTAAATCTAAAGTCCGCGCCCCCCAACGTTGTTTTCGTTCGCGTCCGAATTGATTTTCGATTTGCAATAAAATTTCTAATAGCTTAAAAGGTTCAATATCAGCACGTAAACTAATGCAGCCGTTTAAATAATCTGGCTGCGGTGGTCCAATTGCTTTGGTTTGATACCAGCTAGATTTCATTGAGCCTGTAATACCCGGTATTTTATGTAGAGTTTTTACAGCTGCTTCTAAAATTGTCAGTGAATCCCCTATATTACTACCAAGGGCAATGACGCTATCATGCAATTTAATATATCTCCCATATACAAATTATTGCAAAGCAGTATGATAAATTAGTTGATATTACTTAAAAAAAAGTATAGCAATATACGGTTTATAGCTATAAGAAATCTAAAGAAAAGCTTGCAAATTAGTAAATCTATTTAAAAATTTATAGGATATTATACTAACACGAGTATGGGGCAAAAATCTGTAACGCTTTTCATGGTGGTTAGTAGGCTGCAATTAGT comes from Rivularia sp. PCC 7116 and encodes:
- a CDS encoding NUDIX hydrolase, with amino-acid sequence MSLGRELPQLLKQRLLYKGRKFDFEVNRLRLPNKSEGDWECIRHPGGALAVPVTPEGKLILLRQYRFAVGGRLLEFPAGTVEEGESPFQTIQREIQEETGYRARKWQKLGNFFLAPGYSDEIIYAYLAEDLEKLEVPPNLDEDEDIEVLFFTPAELEKAILEGDAVDSKTISSLILARPYLS
- the folK gene encoding 2-amino-4-hydroxy-6-hydroxymethyldihydropteridine diphosphokinase translates to MHDSVIALGSNIGDSLTILEAAVKTLHKIPGITGSMKSSWYQTKAIGPPQPDYLNGCISLRADIEPFKLLEILLQIENQFGRERKQRWGARTLDLDLLLYDDLILHTPTLQIPHPRMTQRAFVLVPLAEIVPHWIEPISGRTIKELLDDVDCSDVCLLTSN